In Buchnera aphidicola (Lipaphis pseudobrassicae), a genomic segment contains:
- the murD gene encoding UDP-N-acetylmuramoyl-L-alanine--D-glutamate ligase — protein MIYNYSNKKILILGMGLTGISCINFFLKQGVKPKIIDESKHPVLLEKIPKNIEYRLGTLNHKWILESDLIIISPGISSFIPILVHARSLGIEIISDIELFSRETNIPIISITGTNGKSTVSKMVEKIAKKSGYKALLGGNIGIPALEMLDEKADLYILELSSFQLENIFMLKSKIAVVLNISEDHINRYPKGFKQYQETKLSIYEKAEICIIHVKHQVKSNIYNKNFKKWITFGGKKSDYQVYCNKKNAILCHNNKKIFELKKTSLYGYHNYENALVALAISDMMKFPRNCVIDVIKNFSSLPHRFQVIHKAKGIEWINDSKSTNVNSTQVALNSLNITGTIRLLLGGDRKSANFSILKNNFEKLKIKIYCFGKDGEYLSKICKKKSIYVNTLTQAMQLIKKEVVSGDTVLLSPGCSSLDQFSSFEERGDLFTKITKEIIS, from the coding sequence ATGATCTATAATTACTCTAATAAAAAAATATTAATCTTAGGAATGGGATTAACAGGAATATCATGTATTAATTTTTTTTTAAAACAAGGTGTAAAGCCAAAAATTATTGATGAATCTAAACATCCTGTTCTTTTAGAAAAAATACCTAAAAATATTGAATATCGTCTAGGAACATTAAATCATAAATGGATTTTAGAATCAGACTTAATTATTATAAGTCCAGGAATTTCTTCCTTCATACCTATTTTAGTTCATGCACGTTCTTTAGGAATTGAAATTATTAGTGATATAGAATTATTTTCTAGAGAAACAAATATCCCTATCATTTCAATTACAGGAACTAATGGAAAAAGTACCGTATCTAAGATGGTTGAAAAAATTGCAAAAAAATCAGGTTATAAAGCACTGTTAGGTGGTAATATCGGTATTCCTGCTTTAGAAATGCTTGATGAAAAAGCAGACTTATATATATTGGAATTATCTAGTTTTCAACTAGAAAATATATTTATGTTAAAATCAAAAATAGCTGTAGTACTTAATATTAGTGAAGATCATATCAATAGATATCCAAAAGGATTCAAACAATATCAAGAAACTAAATTATCTATTTATGAAAAAGCAGAAATTTGTATTATACATGTAAAACATCAAGTAAAAAGTAATATTTATAATAAAAACTTTAAAAAATGGATTACTTTTGGCGGAAAAAAAAGCGATTATCAAGTTTATTGCAATAAAAAAAATGCTATATTATGTCATAATAACAAAAAAATATTTGAGTTAAAAAAAACATCATTATATGGTTATCACAATTATGAAAACGCATTAGTTGCTTTAGCTATCTCTGATATGATGAAATTTCCCAGAAATTGTGTAATAGATGTAATTAAAAATTTTTCAAGTTTACCACATCGGTTTCAAGTAATACATAAAGCAAAAGGAATAGAGTGGATCAATGATTCTAAATCTACTAATGTAAACAGTACTCAAGTAGCTTTAAATTCTTTAAACATTACAGGAACAATACGATTACTATTAGGTGGAGATAGAAAATCTGCAAATTTTAGCATATTGAAAAATAATTTTGAAAAACTAAAAATAAAAATTTACTGTTTTGGAAAAGATGGTGAATATCTTTCAAAAATATGTAAAAAAAAATCTATCTACGTTAACACCTTAACACAAGCAATGCAATTAATTAAAAAAGAAGTTGTATCAGGTGATACAGTGCTTTTATCTCCTGGATGCAGCAGTTTAGATCAATTTTCTAGTTTTGAAGAGAGAGGTGATCTTTTTACAAAAATTACAAAAGAAATAATTTCTTAA
- the murG gene encoding undecaprenyldiphospho-muramoylpentapeptide beta-N-acetylglucosaminyltransferase, with translation MISKRIIIMAGGSGGHVFPGLTIAKYLVKKGWEVNWIGTKNNIESQIVPQNGIKIHFIKIKGLRNASLKNLICSPIYIFNAFYRVKKIIKDWSPDIMLGMGGYVSGPGGMAAWYSKIPFILHEQNKIAGITNKWLSKISTKNMQASSGALINAEIVGNPVSQSIINVLPPEDRFKNRKGPLRVLVVGGSQGASILNNIFPEVAFVLKEKIIVWHQVGDHELEQTKKKYKKLELKSNIVTNFINNIASAYKWADIIVCRSGALTVSEISVVGLGAIFIPYPHKDKQQHLNAQDLKKIGAAKIIDQSFVNNHLIINTLRKLNREKLLIMAKKAYSLGIRDSMSKIFKIIDDTSNKI, from the coding sequence ATGATTTCTAAAAGAATAATTATAATGGCAGGTGGAAGTGGTGGTCATGTCTTTCCAGGATTAACGATAGCAAAATATTTAGTTAAAAAAGGATGGGAAGTAAATTGGATAGGAACAAAAAATAACATTGAATCTCAAATTGTTCCACAAAATGGTATTAAAATTCATTTTATTAAAATCAAAGGATTGCGTAATGCTAGTTTAAAAAACTTAATTTGTTCACCGATATATATATTCAATGCTTTTTATCGAGTAAAAAAAATTATCAAAGATTGGTCTCCAGATATTATGTTAGGAATGGGTGGATACGTTTCTGGTCCCGGTGGGATGGCTGCTTGGTATTCTAAAATTCCATTTATTTTACATGAACAAAATAAAATTGCTGGGATTACTAATAAGTGGTTATCTAAAATATCTACAAAAAACATGCAAGCTTCATCAGGAGCTTTAATTAATGCTGAAATAGTAGGTAATCCAGTAAGTCAAAGTATCATAAATGTTCTTCCTCCTGAAGATCGTTTTAAAAATCGAAAAGGACCTTTAAGGGTATTAGTAGTAGGAGGAAGTCAAGGTGCTTCAATACTAAACAATATTTTTCCAGAAGTTGCATTCGTATTAAAAGAAAAAATTATTGTTTGGCATCAAGTAGGTGATCATGAATTAGAACAAACTAAAAAAAAATATAAAAAACTAGAACTAAAATCAAATATTGTGACTAATTTTATAAATAATATAGCATCTGCATATAAATGGGCTGATATAATTGTTTGTCGTTCTGGAGCTTTGACTGTAAGCGAAATATCTGTAGTAGGATTAGGTGCTATTTTTATACCTTATCCACATAAAGATAAACAACAGCATTTAAATGCACAAGACTTAAAAAAAATTGGAGCTGCAAAAATCATTGATCAATCATTTGTGAATAATCACTTAATAATTAATACACTTAGAAAATTAAATAGAGAAAAACTTCTTATTATGGCAAAAAAAGCTTACTCTTTAGGTATACGTGATTCAATGTCAAAAATTTTTAAAATTATTGATGATACATCTAATAAAATATAA
- a CDS encoding D-alanine--D-alanine ligase produces MKKKIAVLLGGTSSEREISIRSGNYIVQSLLKSGFNVHAIDTYNYSITDLKKEKFDKVYIALHGKGGEDGSIQGVLEYLKIPYTGSGIMASAISIDKFRTKLLWKSHNLPIIPDVYIKKNAIPLNTYAIKQILKLKFPVLVKPNNQGSSIGITLVSSAKELSKGINLAANYNDDILIEQFIIGKEYTVSILNQKTLPIINISTRNSFYDYNAKYKSSSTEYLCPSKLNIKQEKKLNEIAISAWNILGCKGCGRIDVILDHENKFWLLEVNTIPGMTNRSLVPIAAKEAGISFDKLVLLILNINNKNF; encoded by the coding sequence ATGAAAAAAAAAATAGCGGTTTTATTAGGTGGAACATCTTCTGAAAGAGAAATTTCAATACGGTCAGGAAACTATATAGTTCAGAGTTTATTAAAATCTGGTTTTAATGTACATGCAATTGACACATATAACTATTCTATTACTGATTTAAAAAAAGAAAAATTTGATAAAGTATATATAGCATTACATGGTAAAGGAGGAGAAGATGGTAGTATTCAAGGAGTTCTTGAATATTTGAAAATTCCTTACACAGGAAGTGGTATAATGGCTTCTGCAATATCTATAGATAAATTCAGAACTAAATTATTGTGGAAATCTCATAATTTACCGATCATACCAGATGTGTATATTAAAAAAAATGCCATACCATTAAATACTTATGCAATAAAACAAATATTAAAATTAAAATTTCCTGTTTTAGTAAAACCAAATAATCAAGGATCTAGCATAGGAATTACATTAGTATCTTCTGCAAAAGAACTTAGTAAAGGCATTAATCTCGCTGCCAATTATAATGATGACATTTTAATTGAACAATTTATCATAGGTAAGGAATATACAGTTTCTATTTTAAACCAAAAAACATTGCCTATCATTAATATTTCTACAAGAAATAGTTTCTATGACTATAATGCTAAATATAAATCTAGTTCTACAGAATATTTATGTCCTAGTAAATTAAATATAAAACAAGAAAAAAAACTAAATGAAATAGCAATTTCAGCATGGAATATATTAGGTTGTAAAGGATGCGGAAGAATTGATGTGATATTAGATCACGAAAATAAATTCTGGTTATTAGAAGTAAATACTATACCAGGTATGACTAATCGTAGTTTAGTTCCGATCGCAGCAAAAGAAGCTGGAATATCATTTGATAAATTAGTTTTACTAATTTTAAATATAAATAATAAAAATTTTTAA
- the ftsW gene encoding cell division protein FtsW translates to MKNSCVILYDRVLVWLSLSISAIGLIMVISTSIPIGQSLYKDPFFFVKREIFYFFLIFFLSFFFLRIPIIYWKKKSKIILIISIILLISVLLIGHSVHGSSRWINIGLLHIQPSEISKISSFCYISSYLSRKHKEVRNNFWGFFKPMSIVIIQSILLLAEPDLGSVIVIFFTSLSILFLSGAKIGQFLVIIFISIITIILLIIIEPYRIKRILSFWNPWEDPFGNGYQLTQSLMALGRGNFFGQGLGNSIQKLDYLPDAHSDFIFSIIGEELGYIGSVSVLLMIFGISFRAMYIGKKAIEKKQIFSGFLACSIGIWIGFQTLINVGAVTGILPTKGLTLPLISYGGSSLIINSIAIFFLLRIDFETKLRMAQAFPRGN, encoded by the coding sequence ATGAAAAATTCATGTGTCATATTATATGATCGTGTATTAGTTTGGTTGAGTTTAAGTATATCTGCAATTGGATTAATAATGGTCATTTCCACATCTATTCCTATAGGTCAAAGTCTGTATAAAGATCCATTTTTTTTCGTAAAAAGAGAAATATTTTATTTTTTCTTAATATTTTTTTTATCTTTTTTTTTCTTACGAATTCCTATTATTTATTGGAAAAAAAAAAGTAAAATTATACTAATAATATCAATTATATTGCTTATATCTGTTTTATTAATAGGCCATTCAGTACATGGATCTTCTAGATGGATAAATATAGGATTATTACATATACAACCTTCAGAAATATCTAAAATTTCATCTTTTTGTTACATATCTAGTTATTTATCACGTAAACATAAAGAAGTACGTAATAATTTTTGGGGATTTTTTAAACCCATGAGTATTGTTATAATACAGTCTATTTTATTATTAGCAGAACCTGATCTAGGAAGCGTAATCGTTATTTTTTTTACTAGTTTATCTATTTTATTTCTTTCTGGTGCTAAAATAGGACAATTTTTAGTAATTATATTTATTAGCATAATAACAATTATTTTATTAATAATAATAGAACCTTATCGTATAAAAAGAATATTATCTTTCTGGAATCCTTGGGAAGATCCATTTGGAAATGGTTATCAATTGACACAATCTTTAATGGCATTAGGACGTGGTAATTTTTTTGGTCAAGGTCTTGGAAATTCAATACAAAAACTAGATTATTTACCTGATGCACATAGTGATTTTATATTTTCTATTATAGGTGAAGAATTAGGTTATATAGGATCAGTGTCTGTACTTTTGATGATTTTTGGTATTTCTTTCCGAGCAATGTATATTGGAAAAAAAGCCATAGAAAAAAAACAAATTTTTTCTGGATTTTTAGCATGCTCTATTGGTATTTGGATTGGATTTCAAACATTAATCAATGTTGGTGCAGTTACTGGAATTTTGCCTACTAAAGGGCTAACTTTACCACTAATTAGTTATGGTGGATCAAGTTTAATTATTAATTCAATAGCTATTTTTTTTCTCTTAAGAATTGATTTTGAAACAAAATTAAGAATGGCACAAGCTTTTCCCAGAGGAAACTGA
- the ftsA gene encoding cell division protein FtsA, whose product MIISKDRKLVVGLEIGTTKVVTLVGEILVDNTIKVIGYGICLSQGIDKGRVNNLDTIVTCIRESVNKAEIMADCHITSVYLSLSNKYINCQNEIGIVPISEDEVTKEDLENVIHTAKSVQIPNEHHILHIIPQEYLIDQQSGIKNPIGLSGVRMQVKVHLITCDQNMSRNIVKAVERCDLKVDQVIFSGLASSKSVLTEDEKKLGVCMIDIGGGTIDFTIYIDGSIKHSQVIPYAGNIVTSDISYAFNTSYTDAENMKIQYGSAIKPPLGSSKNIDCSNINGNFQEILQQDALIEVIESRYIELLNLVKKNILNVQKKLHKKGEKYQLSSGIVLTGGGSNIAFLNNCSEKIFHKKIRIAKPLNTLGLAENINEPSYSTVVGLLHYGKEFYKNTEKKKKEFSFFEKWFKQINNWFKKEF is encoded by the coding sequence ATGATTATATCAAAAGACAGAAAATTAGTAGTCGGATTAGAAATTGGTACTACTAAAGTAGTCACTTTGGTTGGAGAAATATTAGTAGATAATACAATCAAAGTAATTGGATATGGAATATGTTTATCTCAAGGAATTGATAAAGGAAGAGTGAATAATTTAGATACAATTGTTACATGCATACGAGAATCCGTTAATAAAGCTGAAATAATGGCAGATTGTCATATTACTTCTGTATATCTTTCTTTATCTAATAAATATATCAATTGTCAAAATGAAATAGGTATAGTACCTATTTCTGAAGACGAAGTAACAAAAGAAGATTTAGAAAATGTGATACATACAGCAAAATCCGTACAAATTCCTAATGAACATCATATATTACATATAATTCCTCAAGAATATTTAATTGATCAACAATCTGGAATAAAAAATCCCATTGGATTATCTGGTGTACGAATGCAAGTAAAAGTACATTTAATCACTTGTGATCAAAATATGTCTAGAAATATTGTTAAAGCGGTAGAACGATGTGATTTAAAAGTTGATCAAGTAATTTTTTCAGGTCTTGCTTCAAGTAAATCTGTTTTAACTGAAGATGAAAAAAAACTAGGTGTATGTATGATCGATATAGGTGGAGGGACAATTGATTTTACTATTTATATTGATGGTTCTATAAAACATAGTCAAGTTATTCCATATGCAGGAAATATTGTAACTAGTGATATTTCATATGCTTTTAATACTTCTTATACTGATGCAGAAAATATGAAAATTCAATATGGATCAGCTATAAAACCACCTTTAGGATCATCAAAAAACATTGATTGTTCAAATATTAATGGTAACTTTCAAGAAATTTTACAACAAGATGCATTAATAGAAGTTATTGAATCAAGATACATTGAATTATTAAATTTAGTTAAAAAAAATATTTTAAATGTACAAAAAAAACTACATAAAAAAGGTGAAAAATATCAATTATCAAGTGGTATAGTGCTTACTGGAGGTGGATCAAATATTGCTTTTTTAAATAATTGTTCGGAAAAAATATTTCATAAAAAAATACGAATTGCTAAACCATTAAATACATTAGGATTAGCAGAAAATATAAATGAACCAAGCTACTCGACAGTAGTAGGGTTACTACATTATGGAAAAGAATTTTATAAAAATACTGAAAAGAAAAAAAAAGAATTTTCTTTTTTTGAAAAATGGTTTAAACAAATTAATAATTGGTTTAAAAAAGAATTTTAA
- the erpA gene encoding iron-sulfur cluster insertion protein ErpA produces the protein MKNQHKKYIKFTKNAEKKINDLIKIKKNNNLKLRIYITGGGCSGFQYQFVFDEHINQDDIIIAQKNTSLIIDPISFQYLYGSKIDYLENLEGSKFIVSNPNAKNTCGCGLSFSI, from the coding sequence ATGAAAAATCAACATAAAAAATATATTAAGTTCACTAAAAACGCAGAAAAAAAAATAAATGATCTCATTAAAATAAAAAAAAATAATAATTTAAAATTAAGAATATATATAACTGGAGGTGGATGCAGTGGTTTTCAATATCAATTTGTATTTGATGAACATATAAATCAAGATGATATTATCATCGCTCAAAAAAATACTTCATTAATCATTGATCCTATTAGTTTTCAGTATCTGTATGGAAGTAAAATAGATTATTTAGAAAATTTAGAAGGTTCTAAATTTATAGTATCTAACCCAAACGCAAAGAACACATGTGGATGTGGATTATCATTCAGTATCTAA
- a CDS encoding 5'-methylthioadenosine/adenosylhomocysteine nucleosidase, with translation MKIGIIGAIKQEIKTLKKIICPYKTIIGKYNIYIGTFKNNNIFLITSGIGKVSASIACMILINLYKIDVIMNTGSAGSLLLSLKIGDVVIPEKVSYYDVDLINFGYTRGQIPKYPKEFLIHEKIKIFLETITKQYQLKFKTGLMISGDSFIHGSLSIKKLKNQFPTAIAVEMESAAIAQVCYQFNIPFIIIKSISDLSDKNATLNFEQNIDFASFQSSNIVKKILENITNI, from the coding sequence ATGAAAATTGGAATAATAGGTGCAATAAAACAAGAAATTAAAACACTAAAAAAAATTATATGTCCATATAAAACAATAATTGGAAAATATAATATATATATAGGTACTTTTAAAAACAATAATATTTTTTTAATAACTTCAGGAATAGGAAAAGTTTCTGCTAGTATTGCATGCATGATTTTAATTAATTTGTATAAAATAGATGTTATTATGAATACTGGTTCTGCTGGTAGTTTACTTTTATCGTTAAAAATTGGAGATGTTGTTATTCCTGAAAAAGTATCTTATTACGATGTAGATTTGATAAATTTTGGATATACTCGAGGACAAATACCTAAATACCCAAAAGAATTTTTAATTCATGAAAAAATAAAAATTTTTTTGGAAACAATTACTAAGCAATATCAATTAAAATTTAAAACAGGATTAATGATTAGTGGAGATTCTTTTATTCATGGAAGTTTATCTATAAAAAAATTAAAAAATCAATTTCCTACTGCAATAGCTGTAGAAATGGAGTCAGCAGCAATAGCTCAAGTTTGCTATCAATTTAACATTCCTTTCATTATTATAAAATCTATTTCTGATCTATCTGACAAAAATGCTACTTTAAATTTTGAACAAAATATTGATTTTGCATCTTTTCAATCTTCTAATATAGTAAAAAAAATTTTAGAAAACATAACTAATATATGA
- the speE gene encoding polyamine aminopropyltransferase, whose translation MDYKRVWHEKLYYHLGQYFVIDELLYKNKTNYQEVIIFRNSFLGKVIAIDGIVQTTEKDEFIYHEMLTHVPIFTHGSIKNVLIIGGGDGGILREVCRHKTIENITMVEIDKNIIDLCKKFFPKHSDNAYEDPRLKLIIDDGLNFIKKTKEKFDLIISDSTDPVKHGKNLFLSEFYFNCKHRLQKDGVFVAQNGVFFLQKNESIITFKNLKKYFYDTRLYQATIPTYYGGIMIFAWGTNNIECRKNHLKNLKSRIKDTKLTFNYYNAKIHISSFYLPQYVLNELNEN comes from the coding sequence ATGGATTACAAAAGAGTATGGCATGAAAAACTTTATTATCATCTTGGACAATATTTTGTAATTGATGAATTATTATATAAAAATAAAACTAATTATCAAGAAGTAATAATTTTTAGAAATTCTTTTCTTGGTAAAGTTATAGCAATAGATGGAATTGTTCAAACAACTGAAAAAGATGAATTCATATATCATGAAATGTTAACCCATGTTCCTATATTTACTCATGGTTCAATAAAAAATGTATTAATTATAGGAGGTGGAGATGGAGGTATACTTCGAGAAGTATGCAGACATAAAACAATTGAAAATATTACTATGGTTGAAATCGATAAAAATATTATTGATCTATGTAAAAAGTTTTTTCCAAAACACAGTGATAATGCTTATGAAGATCCTCGATTAAAGTTAATTATTGATGATGGTTTAAATTTTATTAAAAAAACAAAAGAAAAATTTGATTTGATAATATCAGATTCAACAGATCCTGTTAAACATGGAAAAAATTTATTTTTATCAGAATTTTATTTTAATTGCAAACATCGTCTTCAAAAAGATGGTGTTTTTGTAGCACAAAATGGTGTATTTTTTCTTCAAAAAAATGAATCTATTATTACTTTTAAAAACTTGAAAAAATATTTTTATGATACACGATTATATCAAGCAACTATACCAACATATTATGGTGGAATAATGATTTTTGCATGGGGCACTAATAATATAGAGTGTCGAAAAAATCATCTCAAAAATTTAAAATCACGTATAAAAGATACAAAATTAACTTTTAATTACTATAATGCTAAAATTCACATAAGTAGTTTTTATTTACCTCAATATGTTCTTAATGAATTAAACGAAAATTAA
- the ftsZ gene encoding cell division protein FtsZ, producing MFEPLELSNNNAIIKVIGVGGGGGNAVEHMIKECIQGVQFFAINTDAQALKKIEVEQTIQIGNNITKGLGAGANPEIGRTSAEEDKESLKSALDGADMVFIAAGMGGGTGTGAAPVVAEIAKELGILTVAVVTKPFNFEGKKRMIVADQGIIELSKHVDSLITIPNDKLLKVLNRGISLLDAFSAANNVLKGAVQGIAELITRPGLMNVDFADVRTVMLEMGYAMMGTGISSGDNRAEEAAEIAISSPLLEDIDLSGARGVLVNITAGFDLKLDEFETVGNTIRSFSSDNATVVIGTSLDPDMNDTLRVTVVATGIGMEKHSDVNQIKNKSSRELLMDYRYQYLNISPKKIEKKIVKTEKIDSENKTNKELEYLDIPSFLRKKSD from the coding sequence ATGTTTGAACCTTTAGAGTTAAGCAACAACAACGCAATAATTAAAGTAATTGGTGTTGGAGGTGGTGGTGGAAATGCAGTCGAGCATATGATTAAAGAGTGTATTCAAGGAGTTCAATTTTTTGCAATCAATACTGATGCACAAGCGTTAAAAAAAATAGAAGTAGAACAAACTATACAAATCGGAAATAATATAACTAAAGGATTAGGTGCAGGAGCTAATCCAGAAATTGGACGTACTTCAGCTGAAGAAGATAAAGAATCATTAAAATCTGCTTTAGACGGTGCTGATATGGTTTTCATAGCCGCAGGAATGGGAGGAGGAACTGGTACTGGTGCAGCTCCAGTAGTAGCAGAAATTGCAAAAGAATTAGGTATTTTAACTGTTGCTGTAGTAACAAAACCTTTTAATTTTGAAGGTAAAAAAAGAATGATCGTTGCAGATCAAGGTATTATTGAATTGTCAAAACATGTTGATTCTTTAATCACCATTCCAAATGATAAGTTACTCAAAGTCTTAAACCGAGGGATTTCTTTGCTTGATGCATTTAGTGCAGCTAACAATGTTTTAAAAGGAGCAGTTCAAGGTATTGCTGAACTAATTACAAGACCTGGTTTAATGAATGTAGACTTTGCTGATGTACGTACTGTCATGCTAGAAATGGGATATGCAATGATGGGAACTGGAATATCCTCAGGAGACAACCGTGCAGAAGAAGCGGCTGAAATAGCTATATCTAGTCCTTTATTAGAAGATATAGATCTATCTGGAGCACGTGGTGTATTAGTAAATATTACTGCTGGTTTTGATTTGAAATTAGATGAATTTGAAACGGTAGGAAATACTATTAGATCTTTTTCTTCTGATAATGCTACAGTAGTTATAGGAACTTCTCTAGATCCTGATATGAATGACACACTTCGGGTTACAGTTGTTGCTACAGGTATTGGAATGGAAAAACATTCAGATGTTAATCAAATAAAAAATAAATCTTCTAGAGAATTATTAATGGATTATCGATATCAATATTTAAATATTTCTCCAAAAAAAATAGAAAAAAAAATAGTAAAAACAGAAAAAATTGATTCAGAAAACAAAACAAATAAAGAACTAGAATATTTAGACATTCCATCTTTTCTTCGTAAGAAATCAGATTAA
- the murC gene encoding UDP-N-acetylmuramate--L-alanine ligase: protein MNIKEIKNINFFIDDIKKIKNIHFIGIGGSGMGGLALILLKLGYKISGSDLLENTMTKQLIKLGAKIYFQHSEKNVKNTDLIIKSSAIKLDNKEIITAKKDNIPILLRAEMLQILMKFKTGVAIAGTHGKTTTTSMILEICVKSRMNLTCINGGLIKSINSHAKLGDSEYLIVEADESDASFLYLNPSIIIVTNIERDHMDYYDDFKMLTETFLKFLKKIPCYGTAIICIDNFPISNICSKIKCRIITYGFDKNADVRIVNYQQHYFLGYFTLIVKNKMKLNITLNMPGKHNALNAAAAVSFSINQGLKKNDIITALKYFQGTSRRFEYIGCFSIKNKKNKNNSVMLIDDYGHHPTELSETIQTIKISWPKKNLIMIFQPHRYTRTYNLYYEFVKVLSTVDTLLMLNVYSANEKFISGADSYSLYKDIKKNKKTDITFISNHKFILNTLISKLKGNDIVLIQGAGNINKIIKEIFI from the coding sequence ATGAACATTAAAGAAATTAAAAATATTAATTTTTTTATTGATGATATAAAAAAAATAAAAAATATTCATTTTATTGGTATTGGTGGATCAGGAATGGGAGGCCTTGCTTTAATTTTATTAAAATTAGGTTATAAAATCAGTGGATCTGATTTATTAGAAAATACAATGACAAAACAACTAATTAAATTAGGAGCCAAAATATATTTTCAACATTCTGAAAAAAACGTTAAAAATACTGATCTGATTATTAAATCTAGTGCTATTAAATTAGACAATAAAGAAATAATTACAGCAAAAAAAGATAATATTCCTATATTGTTAAGAGCAGAAATGCTTCAAATATTAATGAAATTTAAAACTGGAGTAGCAATTGCTGGAACACATGGTAAAACTACTACTACGTCTATGATTTTAGAAATATGCGTTAAAAGTAGAATGAATTTAACTTGTATTAATGGAGGTTTAATAAAATCTATTAATTCTCATGCAAAATTAGGTGATTCTGAGTACTTAATTGTAGAAGCTGATGAAAGTGATGCTTCATTTTTATATCTAAATCCATCTATAATTATTGTTACAAATATTGAAAGGGACCATATGGATTACTATGATGATTTTAAAATGTTAACAGAAACATTTTTAAAATTTTTAAAAAAAATACCTTGCTACGGAACAGCTATAATATGTATAGATAATTTTCCTATTTCTAATATTTGTTCTAAAATCAAATGTAGAATTATAACGTATGGATTTGATAAAAATGCAGATGTTCGTATTGTTAATTATCAACAACATTATTTTCTAGGATATTTTACATTAATTGTAAAAAACAAAATGAAATTAAATATCACGTTAAATATGCCAGGAAAGCATAATGCTCTCAATGCTGCAGCTGCTGTTTCGTTTTCTATAAATCAAGGATTAAAAAAAAATGATATAATTACAGCACTAAAATACTTTCAAGGTACTTCTAGAAGATTTGAATATATTGGATGTTTTTCAATTAAAAACAAAAAGAACAAAAACAATAGTGTTATGTTGATAGATGACTATGGACATCATCCTACAGAATTATCTGAAACTATTCAAACAATAAAAATTAGTTGGCCTAAAAAAAACTTAATAATGATATTTCAACCACATAGGTATACAAGAACATATAATTTATATTATGAATTTGTTAAAGTTTTATCAACAGTCGATACGCTTTTAATGCTAAATGTATATTCTGCTAATGAAAAATTTATATCTGGAGCAGATAGCTATTCACTTTATAAAGATATAAAAAAAAATAAAAAAACTGATATAACTTTCATTTCTAATCATAAATTTATATTAAATACACTTATTTCTAAGCTTAAAGGAAACGATATTGTTTTAATACAAGGAGCAGGAAATATCAATAAAATCATAAAAGAAATATTCATTTAA